The proteins below are encoded in one region of Ornithinimicrobium avium:
- a CDS encoding type 1 glutamine amidotransferase, which produces MTPQEAAGAPGRTTVLVVQQDDGDPLGPARRWLAEEGVGCEVLEAHRGAPVPGRVRGRSGLLVLGGEAGATQDEAHPWLAPVRDLIATTVATGLPFLGVCLGHQMAAVALGGRVTPNPHGPSRGLLPWGPTVPGRGDPLTCALEPGSDVLHWNDDVVVELPTGAVALGSSPDGTVQAARYAPRAWGVQFHPEAAAEVVQGWGHAAPSPSERATVTALRQREHELHAAWAALVRRFGQLLHEG; this is translated from the coding sequence GTGACCCCCCAGGAGGCGGCCGGGGCGCCCGGCAGGACGACGGTGCTGGTCGTCCAGCAGGACGACGGTGACCCCCTCGGCCCGGCGCGGCGCTGGCTCGCCGAGGAGGGCGTGGGCTGCGAGGTGCTCGAGGCGCACCGGGGCGCTCCGGTGCCGGGTCGGGTGCGCGGTCGCTCCGGCCTCCTCGTGCTCGGCGGCGAGGCCGGCGCCACCCAGGACGAGGCACACCCCTGGCTGGCTCCGGTGCGGGACCTGATCGCCACGACGGTGGCCACCGGCCTGCCCTTCCTCGGCGTCTGCCTGGGCCACCAGATGGCCGCTGTCGCACTGGGTGGACGGGTCACGCCCAACCCGCACGGGCCGAGCCGCGGCCTGCTCCCCTGGGGGCCGACCGTCCCGGGCCGTGGGGACCCGCTGACCTGCGCCCTGGAACCCGGCAGCGACGTGCTGCACTGGAACGACGACGTCGTCGTGGAGCTGCCGACCGGGGCGGTCGCCCTGGGCAGCTCCCCGGACGGCACCGTGCAGGCCGCCCGGTACGCGCCGCGCGCCTGGGGCGTGCAGTTCCACCCCGAGGCCGCCGCCGAGGTGGTCCAGGGCTGGGGGCACGCTGCGCCCTCGCCGAGCGAGCGGGCGACCGTGACGGCCCTCCGGCAGCGCGAGCACGAGCTGCACGCGGCCTGGGCGGCACTCGTGCGACGATTCGGGCAGCTCCTGCACGAGGGTTGA
- a CDS encoding ABC transporter ATP-binding protein, with amino-acid sequence MSAQPSTTAYPGGSDAPREPLLSVRDLAVTFGRGAKSFRAVDGVSFDVAPGQTVGLVGESGCGKSVTSLAIMGLLPARGNTVTGSVTFAGQELLSMSTAQLRDRRGKDLAMIFQDPLSSLNPVVPIGVQVAEVLQRHKGMKRGPAQEQAAVMLEKVGIPDPTRRLKEYPHQLSGGMRQRALIAMALACEPRLLIADEPTTALDVTIQAQILALLKELVQDSGTALIMITHDLGVVAGLCDEVNVLYAGRIVERAQRHDLFAAPRHPYTGGLLASIPRLTEERGRRLTPVPGSVADNIPWDSGCAFAPRCANEIAVCRERTPELVADREDLGADRLLRCHNPLESHPLDDDARTDTSSTDTSSTEEDPA; translated from the coding sequence GTGAGCGCCCAGCCCAGCACCACCGCATACCCCGGAGGCTCCGACGCCCCGCGTGAGCCGCTGCTGTCCGTGCGCGACCTGGCCGTCACCTTCGGCCGCGGCGCCAAGAGCTTCCGCGCCGTCGACGGTGTCAGCTTCGACGTCGCGCCCGGCCAGACGGTCGGCCTCGTCGGCGAGTCCGGGTGCGGCAAGTCCGTCACCTCGCTGGCGATCATGGGGCTGCTGCCGGCCCGCGGCAACACCGTCACCGGCAGCGTGACCTTCGCCGGGCAGGAGCTGCTGTCGATGTCGACCGCGCAGCTGCGCGACCGCCGCGGCAAGGACCTGGCGATGATCTTCCAGGACCCGCTGTCCTCGCTCAACCCGGTCGTGCCGATCGGCGTGCAGGTGGCCGAGGTGCTCCAGCGGCACAAGGGGATGAAGCGCGGCCCCGCGCAGGAGCAGGCGGCGGTCATGCTGGAGAAGGTCGGCATCCCCGACCCCACCCGGCGGCTCAAGGAGTATCCCCACCAGCTCTCCGGCGGCATGCGTCAGCGCGCGCTCATCGCCATGGCGCTGGCCTGCGAGCCGCGGCTGCTCATCGCCGACGAGCCGACGACCGCCCTCGACGTGACGATCCAGGCCCAGATCCTGGCTCTGCTCAAGGAGCTGGTCCAGGACAGCGGGACGGCGCTGATCATGATCACCCACGACCTCGGGGTCGTGGCCGGGCTGTGCGACGAGGTCAACGTCCTCTACGCCGGTCGGATCGTGGAGCGGGCCCAGCGGCACGACCTCTTCGCCGCGCCCCGGCACCCCTACACCGGCGGCCTGCTGGCCTCCATCCCGCGCCTGACCGAGGAGCGCGGGCGCCGGCTGACGCCGGTGCCCGGGTCGGTCGCCGACAACATCCCCTGGGACTCCGGGTGCGCCTTCGCACCCCGCTGCGCCAACGAGATCGCGGTGTGCCGCGAGCGCACCCCCGAGCTCGTCGCCGACCGCGAGGACCTCGGGGCCGACCGGCTGCTGCGCTGCCACAACCCGCTGGAGTCGCACCCGCTGGACGACGACGCTCGCACCGACACCTCGAGCACCGACACCTCGAGCACCGAGGAGGACCCGGCATGA
- a CDS encoding ABC transporter permease encodes MLKFIIRRSLQMVLALFMLSLLLFAWLHALPGGPVSALLGERGNPEAAADLRAQLGLDQPLPVQYWQFLQRAFAGDFGISTGVFAGQPAMRVFLDRFPATIELSVLALIFALVMAVPLGYAAARRRGSALDTSLVISSLVGVAVPVFFLAFVLKYFFAVQWGVLPPSGYQTAGLNATRVTGFGLLDGLLTREWDAAWDTFRHLLLPALALSSIPFAVIFRITRASVLDVLDEDYVRTARAKGLTGRVIRSRHIMRNALIPVVTIIGLQVGALLAGAVLTEKVFAYPGIGQALALGFEKRDYPVLQVVIFMAALIYIVVNLLVDIAYAVIDPRVRTR; translated from the coding sequence GTGCTGAAGTTCATCATCCGGCGCAGCCTGCAGATGGTGCTTGCGCTGTTCATGCTCAGCCTGCTGCTGTTCGCCTGGCTGCACGCGCTGCCGGGCGGACCGGTCAGCGCGCTGCTCGGCGAGCGCGGCAACCCCGAGGCGGCCGCCGACCTGCGCGCCCAGCTCGGCCTGGACCAGCCGCTGCCGGTGCAGTACTGGCAGTTCCTGCAGCGTGCCTTCGCCGGCGACTTCGGCATCTCCACCGGGGTCTTCGCCGGGCAGCCCGCCATGCGGGTCTTCCTGGACCGCTTCCCGGCCACCATCGAGCTGAGCGTCCTGGCGCTGATCTTCGCCCTCGTGATGGCTGTCCCCCTGGGCTACGCCGCCGCGCGCCGACGCGGGAGCGCGCTGGACACCTCACTGGTCATCTCCTCCCTCGTCGGGGTCGCGGTCCCGGTCTTCTTCCTCGCCTTCGTCCTGAAGTACTTCTTCGCCGTCCAGTGGGGCGTCCTGCCTCCCTCGGGCTACCAGACGGCGGGGCTCAACGCCACGAGGGTCACCGGGTTCGGGCTCCTCGACGGCCTGCTCACGCGCGAGTGGGACGCCGCCTGGGACACCTTCAGGCACCTGCTGCTGCCGGCGCTGGCGCTGTCCTCCATCCCGTTCGCGGTGATCTTCCGGATCACCCGGGCCTCGGTGCTGGACGTGCTCGACGAGGACTACGTGCGCACCGCGCGGGCCAAGGGTCTGACCGGGCGGGTCATCCGCAGCCGGCACATCATGCGCAACGCCCTCATCCCGGTCGTGACGATCATCGGCCTGCAGGTGGGTGCGCTGCTGGCCGGTGCGGTCCTGACCGAGAAGGTCTTCGCCTACCCCGGCATCGGGCAGGCGCTGGCGCTCGGCTTCGAGAAGCGCGACTACCCCGTGCTGCAAGTGGTCATCTTCATGGCCGCGCTCATCTACATCGTCGTCAACCTCCTCGTGGACATCGCCTACGCGGTGATCGACCCACGGGTGCGCACCAGGTGA
- a CDS encoding cation:proton antiporter domain-containing protein: MGDVAFFLAATFAAGLLISLLRLPALLGFLVAGFVLSAAGVRELPYLDFIAELGVVLLLFGIGLKLDVRNLLSREVWVTTVGHVALSVAAGTGFLWLLALVGYPLLAGLAPGTLVLIAFALAFSSTVFVIKVLEDKNELETFYGRVAIGILVMQDIVAVVFIATAEERLPSPWSVPLVLALLPLGWLARRIWGHIRPGELQALYGLALALGGFAAFDAVGLEGDLGALVVGMLLAGHRAAGELSDQLFTLKDLLLVGFFISIGYGGPATTSTVGLGLAMLLLLPVQVLIYVWLLDRHRLRRRTSVKAGLLLGNYSEFGLIVVAAAVSGGLLEESWLVVMSVAVAGSFVLATLVNARSDTVLALARRIMPMHPPEDVHPHERPISFGTARAVVMGMGRIGHAAYDQLQDTYGLEVLGVENRTHRVEDLQAHGLAIVEADAADGDFWSRLESSHQVDIVVLAMPFHGASRLALEQLVASGYTGVVAVVAGYDSEVSSFVELGADVVVHVFEGAGATLAERAAEALSDRG, translated from the coding sequence GTGGGCGACGTCGCCTTCTTCCTCGCCGCGACCTTCGCCGCGGGCCTGCTCATCTCGCTGCTGCGGCTGCCCGCGCTGCTCGGTTTCCTGGTCGCCGGCTTCGTGCTGTCCGCGGCGGGCGTCCGCGAGCTGCCCTACCTGGACTTCATCGCCGAGCTCGGCGTGGTCCTGCTGCTCTTCGGGATCGGCCTGAAGCTCGACGTGCGCAACCTGCTCTCCCGAGAGGTGTGGGTCACCACGGTCGGCCACGTCGCGCTCTCCGTCGCCGCCGGGACCGGCTTCCTGTGGCTGCTGGCCCTCGTCGGCTACCCGCTGCTGGCGGGCCTGGCGCCCGGCACCCTCGTCCTCATCGCCTTCGCGCTGGCCTTCTCCTCCACCGTCTTCGTCATCAAGGTGCTCGAGGACAAGAACGAGCTGGAGACCTTCTACGGGCGCGTCGCGATCGGGATCCTCGTCATGCAGGACATCGTGGCGGTCGTCTTCATCGCCACCGCCGAGGAGCGCCTGCCCAGCCCGTGGTCCGTGCCGCTCGTGCTCGCGCTGCTGCCGCTGGGCTGGCTCGCCCGACGCATCTGGGGCCACATCCGTCCCGGCGAGCTGCAGGCACTCTACGGTCTTGCCCTGGCGCTCGGCGGCTTCGCCGCCTTCGACGCGGTCGGTCTGGAGGGCGACCTCGGCGCCCTGGTCGTCGGTATGCTGCTCGCCGGCCACCGGGCGGCCGGCGAACTGTCCGACCAGCTCTTCACGCTGAAGGACCTGCTGCTCGTCGGGTTCTTCATCTCGATCGGCTACGGCGGCCCGGCCACCACCTCGACGGTCGGGCTGGGCCTGGCCATGCTGCTCCTGCTGCCGGTGCAGGTGCTCATCTACGTCTGGCTGCTCGACCGGCACCGGCTGCGGCGACGCACCTCGGTCAAGGCCGGGCTGCTGCTGGGCAACTACTCCGAGTTCGGTCTCATCGTCGTCGCCGCGGCCGTCTCCGGCGGTCTGCTCGAGGAGAGCTGGCTGGTCGTGATGTCGGTGGCGGTGGCGGGCAGCTTCGTGCTCGCCACGCTGGTCAACGCCCGCTCCGACACGGTGCTGGCCCTGGCACGCCGGATCATGCCGATGCACCCGCCCGAGGACGTGCACCCGCACGAGCGGCCGATCTCCTTCGGCACGGCCCGGGCGGTCGTCATGGGGATGGGGCGGATCGGGCACGCTGCCTACGACCAGCTCCAGGACACCTACGGGCTGGAGGTCCTCGGCGTGGAGAACCGCACCCACCGGGTCGAGGACCTGCAGGCCCACGGGTTGGCGATCGTCGAGGCCGACGCCGCCGACGGCGACTTCTGGTCCCGCCTGGAGTCGTCCCACCAGGTGGACATCGTGGTCCTCGCCATGCCCTTCCACGGCGCCAGCAGGCTGGCGCTGGAGCAGCTCGTGGCCAGCGGCTACACCGGCGTCGTCGCCGTGGTGGCTGGCTACGACTCCGAGGTCTCGTCCTTCGTCGAGCTCGGCGCCGACGTGGTCGTCCACGTCTTCGAGGGTGCGGGTGCCACGCTCGCCGAGCGCGCGGCCGAGGCGCTGTCCGACCGGGGCTGA
- a CDS encoding ABC transporter permease, giving the protein MKTYGQTKKDRIDALAEAGALDDDKGVSLLRSAWLRLRTDRVFLFGLVIIVLFVLLAILSPWIAPHDPAERLLIGEVSRQSNPVPPPQDGFPLGADDRGRDLFSRLLVGSRQTLIVGVLATLGGLAGGLTLGTLAGGIGGWMDSAVMRIVDVMLSIPSLLMAFSLAAVLKPSQWSVILAIAVIQVPIFARLLRGSMLAQRHSDHVLAARALGVRPAAIVFRHMLPNSLGPVIVQATLVLAVAIIDAAALSFLGLGNPDDTRPEWGQMLGQAQPYFNSFPHLAVYPALCIIVVALGFTLMGESLREALDPKSRR; this is encoded by the coding sequence GTGAAGACCTACGGGCAGACGAAGAAGGACCGGATCGACGCCCTCGCCGAGGCCGGGGCGCTCGACGACGACAAGGGCGTGAGCCTGCTGCGCTCGGCGTGGCTGCGGTTGCGCACCGACCGCGTCTTCCTCTTCGGACTGGTCATCATCGTGCTCTTCGTGCTGCTGGCGATCCTCTCGCCGTGGATCGCCCCGCACGACCCGGCCGAGCGGCTCCTCATCGGAGAGGTGAGCCGGCAGAGCAACCCGGTGCCGCCGCCGCAGGACGGCTTCCCCCTCGGCGCCGACGACCGTGGGCGCGACCTGTTCTCCCGGCTGCTCGTCGGTTCCCGTCAGACGCTCATCGTGGGCGTGCTCGCCACGCTCGGGGGACTGGCCGGCGGCCTGACCCTCGGGACGCTCGCCGGCGGCATCGGCGGCTGGATGGACTCCGCCGTGATGCGCATCGTCGACGTCATGCTCTCGATCCCCTCCCTGCTCATGGCCTTCTCCCTGGCCGCGGTCCTCAAGCCCTCGCAGTGGAGCGTCATCCTTGCCATCGCGGTCATCCAGGTGCCGATCTTCGCCCGGCTGCTGCGCGGCTCGATGCTCGCCCAGCGGCACAGCGACCATGTGCTCGCCGCGCGCGCCCTGGGCGTCCGCCCCGCCGCCATCGTGTTCCGCCACATGCTGCCCAACTCGCTGGGGCCGGTCATCGTCCAGGCCACCCTCGTGCTCGCCGTGGCCATCATCGACGCGGCCGCGCTGTCCTTCCTCGGCCTGGGCAACCCCGACGACACCCGGCCCGAGTGGGGCCAGATGCTCGGCCAGGCCCAGCCCTACTTCAACTCCTTCCCGCACCTGGCGGTCTACCCCGCCCTGTGCATCATCGTGGTGGCGCTGGGCTTCACGCTCATGGGTGAGTCGCTGCGCGAGGCCCTCGACCCCAAGTCCCGTCGCTGA
- a CDS encoding universal stress protein: MATEQTRPVVVGADGGGTDGAALRWAAMHARTTGRRLLVVHASEPEALAARAAGAGAPDITMLLEAEETRGEQIRDRVEALGEEFGIQASVVVERGSPVRALLEHQQEASVLVVGTGRKGPLEEFVLGTTSIGVAAHATVAVVVVNPEVDVDSLVHDRIAVAVDGSDDSRVAARAAVEYAAVTGKKLVALSTWYLEVVDGYVVTEPDSPEWQKIEEDRRAVLQDALRPALEKHPGVDVELAVRRGPVVSSVVDLSREVDLVVMGSRGMGSVRGRLLGSVSQRVMRSAASPVAVVTATRR; encoded by the coding sequence GTGGCGACGGAGCAGACCAGGCCCGTGGTGGTCGGGGCGGACGGGGGTGGCACGGACGGTGCGGCGCTGCGCTGGGCGGCGATGCACGCGAGGACGACGGGCCGACGGCTGCTGGTGGTCCACGCCAGCGAGCCGGAGGCGCTGGCGGCACGGGCCGCCGGCGCGGGAGCACCGGACATCACGATGCTGCTGGAGGCGGAGGAGACCCGGGGCGAGCAGATCCGGGACCGGGTGGAGGCGCTGGGCGAGGAGTTCGGCATCCAGGCCTCGGTGGTCGTGGAGCGTGGCTCGCCGGTGCGCGCGCTGCTGGAGCACCAGCAGGAGGCCTCGGTCCTGGTGGTCGGCACCGGTCGCAAGGGGCCCCTCGAGGAGTTCGTCCTCGGGACCACCTCGATCGGCGTGGCGGCGCACGCGACGGTCGCCGTGGTGGTGGTCAACCCCGAGGTCGACGTGGACTCGCTCGTGCACGACCGGATCGCCGTGGCGGTCGACGGCAGCGACGACAGCCGGGTGGCGGCGCGCGCCGCGGTCGAGTACGCCGCGGTCACCGGCAAGAAGCTCGTGGCGCTGAGCACCTGGTACCTCGAGGTGGTCGACGGCTACGTCGTCACCGAGCCGGACAGCCCCGAGTGGCAGAAGATCGAGGAGGACCGGCGGGCCGTCCTGCAGGACGCGCTGCGCCCGGCGCTGGAGAAGCATCCCGGTGTGGACGTCGAGCTGGCGGTGCGCCGCGGCCCGGTCGTCAGCTCCGTCGTCGACCTGTCTCGCGAGGTCGACCTGGTCGTCATGGGCAGCCGCGGCATGGGAAGCGTCCGCGGCAGGCTGCTCGGCTCTGTCTCCCAACGCGTGATGCGCTCGGCGGCCAGCCCCGTCGCGGTGGTCACCGCCACCCGTCGCTGA
- a CDS encoding ABC transporter ATP-binding protein, whose translation MTTTEREEGTAPAASEGVLVRARGVKVHFPIKKGLVFDRTVGHVYAVDGMDLTIRRGETYGLVGESGCGKSTFGRALLQLEELTEGEVDFDGTDLASLKGEALRAQRQHMQMVFQDPLGSLDPRQTVEQLLLEGMRAHGLAKDGAAARGRLVELLAAVGLPRNALSKYPHEFSGGQRQRVGIARALSVDPELIVADEPVSALDVSVQAQVINLLEDLQGEFGLTYLVIAHDLAVVRHISDRIGVMYLGALVEEADADDLYAEPLHPYTRALLSAVPVPDPVVEDTREQILLVGDLPSPADPPSGCRFHTRCPWRQETRCDDERPLLRTVELPGVPDSHRVACHWAEQIASGQLQRHQVVPQDVTDPTEASAGGDDASLGAKGVTDATG comes from the coding sequence ATGACCACCACCGAGCGCGAGGAGGGGACCGCCCCCGCCGCGAGCGAGGGCGTCCTCGTCCGGGCCCGCGGCGTCAAGGTGCACTTCCCGATCAAGAAGGGACTCGTCTTCGACCGCACCGTGGGCCACGTCTACGCCGTCGACGGGATGGACCTGACGATCCGGCGCGGGGAGACCTACGGTCTGGTCGGCGAGTCCGGCTGCGGCAAGTCGACCTTCGGCCGGGCGCTGCTGCAGCTCGAGGAGCTCACCGAGGGCGAGGTGGACTTCGACGGCACCGACCTGGCCTCGCTCAAGGGCGAGGCGCTGCGCGCCCAGCGCCAGCACATGCAGATGGTCTTCCAGGACCCGCTGGGCAGCCTCGACCCGCGCCAGACCGTCGAGCAGCTCCTGCTCGAGGGCATGAGGGCGCACGGACTGGCCAAGGACGGCGCCGCCGCCCGGGGACGGCTGGTCGAGCTTCTCGCTGCCGTGGGCCTGCCCCGCAACGCGCTGAGCAAGTATCCGCACGAGTTCTCCGGCGGCCAGCGACAACGGGTCGGCATCGCCCGCGCACTCTCGGTCGACCCGGAGCTGATCGTCGCCGACGAGCCGGTCAGCGCCCTGGACGTCTCCGTCCAGGCCCAGGTCATCAACCTCCTGGAGGACCTGCAGGGGGAGTTCGGGCTGACCTACCTGGTCATCGCGCACGACCTGGCCGTCGTGCGGCACATCAGCGACCGCATCGGGGTGATGTACCTCGGGGCCCTCGTGGAGGAGGCCGACGCCGACGACCTCTACGCCGAGCCGCTGCACCCCTACACCCGCGCGCTGCTGTCCGCGGTCCCCGTCCCCGACCCGGTCGTGGAGGACACCCGTGAGCAGATCCTCCTGGTCGGGGACCTGCCCTCCCCCGCGGACCCGCCGTCGGGCTGCCGCTTCCACACCCGGTGCCCCTGGCGCCAGGAGACGAGGTGCGACGACGAGCGCCCGCTGCTGAGGACGGTGGAGCTGCCGGGAGTGCCGGACTCGCACCGGGTGGCCTGCCACTGGGCGGAGCAGATCGCCTCCGGGCAGCTGCAGCGGCACCAGGTGGTGCCGCAGGACGTGACCGACCCCACCGAGGCCTCGGCCGGCGGCGACGACGCGTCCCTCGGCGCCAAGGGCGTCACCGACGCGACCGGCTGA